From one Fibrobacter sp. genomic stretch:
- a CDS encoding DUF4419 domain-containing protein codes for MGVVYKYSLLALVVCALASCQSKPATDMAAVQQQPQVKTEPSVSDTSAYVTIVDTSVHDSVFREETVPVEQGGFVEYFNGRNQKKINATKIFYAYSDSISPFVKGHSGSPTFADMVALAYARHYPMEISPDDVWLMLLDGFRLHVKSNRDALKDRFVGPGADTSIKVSANWLTLESSHGEWFGVITALFDELQQKIPAETAEPLRTKFSTTSPTDYNISRAMVLSVASEYYSYSVYTLCGIPRIKIEGTRQDWLLLKEAFNKLASRLDMEWWSEQLNPILDEFANAFDGKSGVEFWQRIFKVPEQKGCGNARFSGWLTKFYPYLFNDENSEFKRRTEWNGGIEFEQLPKVISSFDIKWDYLGREIPLKLTTGFVGIQVDTATGMLKASRGYALRSHCGWCNMNKLSGTLEYIPGKPLRLQEALAISDSMNFYDRNGLVYATHDRAEIEKFAMVADYEEEYPEDDFGVRVLFEDVKPSVSVNLYRKGELIEHLSYFAKLNPEVIPDSASIGAMQGIQGAGAWKNRDRMEAFFKERKISTEGESAEFAHEKSIPKLDVKVIVDSFAIKEGKSLKENLPVKFYKAGLADNVKTTCGWRLERAFYRHYKEGQDVTVDAELTFGEEGRVVKVDMDTEHPVYGDFLQEVKTVLYYGWMFPRLHYVVVEGERAQEIVHSIKIRVTFSKDSRTKK; via the coding sequence ATGGGCGTTGTTTATAAATACTCGTTGTTGGCGCTTGTTGTCTGCGCTCTGGCTTCATGCCAGTCTAAACCTGCTACCGATATGGCGGCAGTGCAGCAACAGCCGCAAGTCAAGACTGAGCCGTCTGTCAGTGATACAAGTGCGTACGTTACCATTGTCGATACGAGCGTTCACGATAGTGTATTTCGCGAAGAGACTGTCCCTGTGGAGCAGGGCGGGTTCGTAGAGTATTTTAACGGCAGAAATCAGAAAAAGATAAATGCGACGAAGATTTTTTATGCCTATTCCGATTCCATAAGCCCCTTTGTCAAGGGACATTCGGGAAGCCCTACTTTTGCGGACATGGTCGCATTGGCGTATGCCAGGCACTACCCCATGGAAATTAGTCCGGATGATGTCTGGCTCATGCTTCTGGACGGTTTCCGGCTGCATGTAAAGAGCAATCGCGACGCCTTGAAGGACCGCTTTGTGGGTCCGGGTGCAGATACCAGCATCAAGGTTTCTGCGAACTGGCTGACGCTGGAATCTTCGCACGGGGAATGGTTCGGTGTCATCACGGCCCTGTTTGACGAATTGCAGCAAAAAATTCCCGCCGAAACCGCGGAACCCCTGCGGACGAAATTTTCGACCACGAGTCCCACTGACTACAACATTTCCCGTGCTATGGTCCTGTCGGTCGCTTCTGAATACTATTCCTACTCGGTGTACACGCTCTGCGGTATTCCCCGGATAAAGATTGAGGGGACTAGGCAGGACTGGCTATTACTGAAGGAGGCCTTCAACAAGCTTGCATCGCGGCTCGATATGGAATGGTGGTCGGAACAGTTGAACCCGATTCTCGACGAATTTGCAAATGCGTTTGACGGGAAATCCGGTGTGGAATTCTGGCAGCGCATCTTCAAGGTGCCGGAACAGAAGGGCTGCGGAAATGCGCGGTTTAGTGGCTGGCTGACGAAGTTCTATCCGTACCTCTTTAACGATGAAAACTCTGAATTCAAGAGACGTACGGAATGGAATGGTGGTATCGAGTTCGAACAACTGCCAAAGGTCATCTCGTCGTTTGACATAAAATGGGATTATCTCGGCCGCGAAATTCCCCTGAAGCTTACCACGGGATTTGTCGGCATCCAGGTGGATACGGCAACGGGAATGCTGAAGGCCTCCAGGGGGTATGCCCTGCGTTCCCACTGTGGCTGGTGCAACATGAATAAACTTTCGGGCACGCTGGAATACATTCCGGGAAAGCCGCTCCGGTTGCAGGAAGCTCTCGCCATTTCGGATTCGATGAATTTCTATGACAGGAATGGCCTTGTTTATGCGACACACGACCGCGCCGAAATCGAAAAATTTGCCATGGTTGCCGATTACGAGGAGGAATACCCGGAAGATGATTTTGGAGTCCGGGTGCTTTTTGAGGACGTTAAGCCTTCTGTATCAGTCAACCTTTATCGGAAAGGCGAATTGATAGAGCATTTGTCCTATTTTGCAAAGCTGAATCCAGAAGTGATTCCCGATTCGGCCTCCATTGGGGCGATGCAGGGAATCCAGGGCGCGGGCGCATGGAAAAACAGGGACCGCATGGAGGCGTTCTTCAAGGAGCGGAAAATTTCCACTGAAGGCGAGTCCGCGGAATTCGCACACGAAAAGTCTATCCCGAAACTGGATGTCAAAGTAATTGTAGACTCATTTGCTATTAAAGAAGGCAAGTCGCTTAAGGAAAATTTGCCAGTGAAGTTTTATAAAGCGGGACTGGCCGATAATGTCAAGACTACATGCGGCTGGCGACTTGAAAGGGCTTTTTACCGCCATTATAAGGAAGGGCAGGATGTGACTGTGGATGCCGAACTTACTTTCGGTGAAGAAGGCCGTGTCGTTAAGGTCGATATGGACACGGAACACCCTGTTTACGGGGATTTCTTGCAAGAGGTCAAGACAGTCCTTTATTACGGATGGATGTTTCCGCGGCTCCACTACGTGGTAGTAGAGGGCGAACGCGCACAGGAAATCGTACATTCTATAAAAATTCGTGTTACTTTCTCGAAGGATAGCCGGACAAAGAAATGA